In a genomic window of Occallatibacter riparius:
- a CDS encoding ABC transporter permease, whose product MQLIEAFRLALQALWGNKLRSILTLLGVIIGVGSVIMVVTLTNGAKEFVTSKINRYGASVLTISKMPQTFITIEEYLSFQKRRDITFDDYRAILSECRSCKVIGAQRATIGKIVRGSKSTTDSNIRGVTWTMLSISNLNIELGRSLTASEDEHSAHVAVVGADIVDNLLGPGDPLGKEIRIDGAPYTVIGVAERQGKMLGTSMDNWAAVPLTTFLHTYGSHQSLSIYVDAGAGAEVMEVVSDELRVLMRARRHLAPGAPDTFSIDSSSTFQNLLGKILNSFGAVVASIAAISLVVGGIVIMNIMLVSVTERTREIGVRKALGARRQDILIQFLIESATISLVGGAIGVFSGILLAKVITLAIAFPSAIEYWSIVLSLIVSIGVGLFFGIYPAHKASQLDPIAALRAEL is encoded by the coding sequence ATGCAACTGATTGAAGCGTTCCGACTCGCACTGCAGGCCCTCTGGGGAAACAAGCTGCGCTCCATCCTCACTCTGCTTGGGGTCATCATCGGCGTGGGCTCGGTGATCATGGTGGTCACCCTCACCAACGGCGCCAAGGAGTTTGTCACCTCAAAAATCAATCGCTATGGTGCGTCGGTCCTCACCATCAGCAAAATGCCCCAGACCTTCATCACCATTGAAGAGTACCTGTCCTTCCAGAAGCGCAGGGACATCACCTTCGATGATTATCGTGCCATCCTCTCCGAATGCCGGTCCTGCAAAGTCATCGGCGCGCAGCGCGCCACCATCGGCAAAATCGTACGCGGATCCAAGAGCACCACCGATTCAAACATTCGCGGCGTCACCTGGACCATGCTCTCCATCTCGAACCTCAACATCGAGCTGGGCCGCTCCCTCACCGCATCCGAGGATGAACACTCCGCCCATGTCGCGGTGGTCGGCGCCGACATCGTCGATAACCTCCTTGGTCCCGGCGATCCGCTCGGAAAAGAGATTCGCATCGACGGTGCTCCCTATACCGTGATCGGCGTGGCAGAGCGCCAGGGCAAAATGCTTGGCACAAGCATGGATAACTGGGCCGCCGTTCCCCTCACCACCTTTCTGCATACCTACGGGTCCCACCAGAGCTTGTCCATCTACGTCGATGCTGGCGCGGGCGCCGAAGTCATGGAGGTAGTCAGCGACGAACTCCGCGTCCTCATGCGAGCACGCCGTCACCTCGCCCCTGGCGCACCCGACACCTTCTCCATCGACTCCAGCTCCACCTTCCAGAACCTGCTCGGCAAAATCCTCAATAGCTTCGGAGCCGTCGTCGCCTCCATCGCGGCCATTTCCCTGGTCGTCGGCGGAATCGTCATCATGAATATCATGCTGGTCTCCGTCACCGAGCGCACCCGCGAGATCGGTGTGCGTAAGGCGCTCGGCGCGCGCCGGCAGGACATCCTCATCCAGTTCCTGATCGAGTCAGCCACCATCTCGCTCGTCGGCGGAGCCATCGGCGTGTTCTCCGGAATCCTCCTGGCCAAAGTCATTACATTGGCCATCGCATTTCCTTCCGCCATCGAGTACTGGTCCATCGTGCTCAGCCTCATTGTCTCTATCGGCGTGGGCCTCTTCTTCGGAATCTATCCGGCCCACAAGGCTTCTCAGCTCGATCCCATCGCGGCACTCCGCGCGGAGCTCTAA